The Oncorhynchus mykiss isolate Arlee chromosome 28, USDA_OmykA_1.1, whole genome shotgun sequence genome includes a window with the following:
- the LOC110508453 gene encoding C-C motif chemokine 2 isoform X2, producing MRLSLVFSSLLCVATWMTGVDASFGPVNTCCLKLTQKIISPKKVVDYTVQTTALCPIKVIVLHTIERKTICGDPGRDWVRKAMGKVDETKAIKREEEEGKEGKTVTMKPAVPRKQGKGQKKGAKKGKGKGRKRGGKREGRGRKRTGVTNQLSN from the exons ATGAGGTTGAGTCTGGTGTTCTCTTCTCTGCTCTGTGTAGCCACATGGATGACCGGGGTCGATGCAA GCTTTGGACCAGTCAACACTTGCTGTCTTAAACTGACTCAGAAAATAATCTCCCCTAAGAAAGTAGTGGACTACACCGTACAGACTACAGCACTGTGTCCCATCAAAGTCATAGT GTTACACACCATAGAAAGGAAGACGATCTGTGGTGACCCAGGACGTGACTGGGTAAGGAAGGCCATGGGAAAGGTGGACGAAACCAAGGCAatcaagagagaggaggaggagggaaaggagggcAAGACAGTGACCATGAAACCGGCAGTGCCACGTAAGCAGGGAAAGGGACAGAAGAAGGGAGCCaaaaagggaaaggggaaaggaaggaagaggggaggaaagagagagggaagagggcgCAAGAGAACTGGTGTAACAAACCAATTGAGTAACTGA
- the LOC110508274 gene encoding eotaxin, which produces MKALLALPLLFTTALLMSTTSAQAGGSVISCCLEIKGTIVRRNLIDSYYLQDTAMCNIKAVTFVTVKGLRICSDTSNPWAQKTMQYLNEKNKSHTLQKHHITSTTTSTTTTTIAQPANNNPHKTTFSARHPKIASQWSTTHHKT; this is translated from the exons ATGAAGGCCCTCCTCGCTCTCCCGCTTCTCTTCACCACCGCTCTACTGATGTCCACCACTTCggctcaag CCGGTGGATCAGTAATCTCCTGCTGTTTGGAGATTAAAGGCACTATAGTGCGCCGCAACCTGATCGATTCCTACTACCTACAGGACACAGCCATGTGTAACATAAAGGCAGTGAC GTTTGTCACAGTGAAAGGCCTACGAATCTGCTCTGACACTTCCAACCCCTGGGCACAGAAAACCATGCAGTACCTGAACGAGAAGAACAAGTCTCACACACTGCAAAAACATCACATCACCtcaactactacttctactacaacCACCACTATCGCACAACCAGCCAACAACAACCCTCACAAAACAACATTTTCAGCTCGCCACCCCAAAATTGCTTCTCAATGGTCAACAACTCACCACAAgacgtag